The segment CTTGCGGTAATGGCAACCACAGGCGTATTGGCACGAAGGAGAGCAAAGGGCCCATGCTTGAGTTCCCCGGCAGCATAGGCTTCGGCATGGATATAAGAGATCTCTTTCAATTTCAGCGCCCCTTCCATGGCTACCGGATAATTGATCCCCCGGCCAACATAGAAGGCGTTATCATACCGGGATAGCTCTTTGCCATACCGGGCAATCACTTCCTCGTTGTCCAGCACTCGCTGCACTTTGGAAGGCAAGAACTTCAGTTCCTCGATCAGCCTTCTATAATCCTTGATATCCAGAACACTGGTCGGGACAAAGGATAGGGCTAACAAGTACAATGTGGTCAATTTAGTCAAGAAGGTTTTGGTGGCAGCCACCCCGATCTCTGGCCCCGAGTAAGTGTAGAATACCTGATCGGCAATGCGAGTGACGCTGCTTCCGTGGACGTTGGTGATTGCCGTGGTTGAGCATCCCAGTCCCTTTGCTTTTTGAAGGGCACGCAGTGTATCGGTGGTTTCTCCCGATTGAGTAATACCCAACACCCAAGTCTTGTTGAGCACCATATCACAATGATTGAATTCGGATGAGATCTTCACTCTGGTAGGAATGCGACAGACTTTCTCGAAAAGGTATGCTCCCAGCAAAGCCGCATGGTAAGAGGTTCCGCAAGCGACCATGAG is part of the Dehalococcoidia bacterium genome and harbors:
- a CDS encoding SIS domain-containing protein, which gives rise to MVACGTSYHAALLGAYLFEKVCRIPTRVKISSEFNHCDMVLNKTWVLGITQSGETTDTLRALQKAKGLGCSTTAITNVHGSSVTRIADQVFYTYSGPEIGVAATKTFLTKLTTLYLLALSFVPTSVLDIKDYRRLIEELKFLPSKVQRVLDNEEVIARYGKELSRYDNAFYVGRGINYPVAMEGALKLKEISYIHAEAYAAGELKHGPFALLRANTPVVAITARDDTYQPMLTSIREIKARGPQVIALAEEGDRDIDPFVNSVALQLLAYYAAKERGCSIDLPANLAKSVTVP